The following proteins come from a genomic window of Kitasatospora sp. NBC_01246:
- a CDS encoding trypsin-like serine peptidase, whose product MPSIHRSAMAAALAAGTLLVVTACGPDGPSGGGTAAPPPAPASGSATTAGGGGVIGGGVIGGLTLPSGIPTSLLEGLPTSWDDLKKWKFEDWDNWASKHVFNNPVVKDFWNPDKMGDSKPADPAPPIAKPTGDAGVTDPDPAPVKATPVTRPYTKQPSGKVFFSADGGRGNCSATVIADPAHPGKSNLVWTAGHCVHPGKGGDFYKDLVFVPAYNNSGASSGGKKAPLAELAPLGTWWAKDVVTSPQWTVEGGGTGDAANQYDFAVMRVQNQNDTGKSLEETVGAAVPVWFDAPRDRISASAWGYPLYKPFDGQELYKCDGGKPTRLSFDAKRPAMLTIGCTMTQGSSGGGWFAPMPDGRTALVSNTSIGTQDHTSLSGPYLETVAKQALDYISRKQK is encoded by the coding sequence ATGCCATCGATCCACCGGTCAGCCATGGCCGCGGCCCTCGCCGCCGGAACGCTGCTCGTCGTGACGGCCTGCGGGCCGGACGGCCCCTCCGGCGGGGGCACCGCCGCACCGCCGCCGGCCCCGGCGAGCGGCAGCGCCACGACCGCCGGGGGTGGCGGCGTGATCGGCGGCGGTGTGATCGGCGGCCTGACCCTGCCGTCGGGCATCCCGACCAGCCTGCTGGAGGGCCTGCCCACGAGCTGGGACGACCTGAAGAAGTGGAAGTTCGAGGACTGGGACAACTGGGCCTCCAAGCACGTCTTCAACAACCCGGTGGTGAAGGACTTCTGGAACCCGGACAAGATGGGCGACTCCAAGCCGGCCGACCCGGCCCCGCCCATCGCGAAGCCGACCGGCGACGCCGGGGTGACCGATCCGGACCCGGCCCCGGTCAAGGCCACGCCGGTGACCCGCCCGTACACCAAGCAGCCGTCCGGCAAGGTGTTCTTCAGCGCCGACGGCGGCCGCGGCAACTGCTCGGCCACCGTGATCGCCGACCCGGCGCACCCCGGCAAGAGCAACCTGGTCTGGACCGCCGGGCACTGCGTGCACCCGGGCAAGGGCGGCGACTTCTACAAGGACCTCGTCTTCGTCCCCGCCTACAACAACTCCGGTGCCTCCAGCGGCGGCAAGAAGGCCCCGCTCGCGGAGCTGGCACCGCTGGGCACCTGGTGGGCCAAGGACGTGGTGACCTCGCCGCAGTGGACGGTCGAGGGCGGCGGCACCGGTGACGCCGCCAACCAGTACGACTTCGCCGTGATGCGGGTGCAGAACCAGAACGACACCGGCAAGTCACTGGAGGAGACGGTCGGCGCGGCCGTCCCGGTCTGGTTCGACGCCCCGCGCGACCGGATCTCCGCCTCGGCGTGGGGCTACCCGCTCTACAAGCCCTTCGACGGGCAGGAGTTGTACAAGTGCGACGGCGGGAAGCCCACCCGGCTCTCCTTCGACGCCAAGCGCCCGGCGATGCTCACCATCGGCTGCACCATGACCCAGGGCTCCAGCGGCGGCGGCTGGTTCGCCCCGATGCCGGACGGCCGGACCGCCCTGGTCAGCAACACCTCCATCGGCACCCAGGACCACACCTCGCTGAGCGGCCCGTACCTGG
- a CDS encoding IucA/IucC family protein, which produces MSTAVTGAPPEAPTRHPAPVQPAGVRPAAARPVPPDPLLHPDPAVAAEQAGLEALLRCWARETGAVPGTDGRLRIAVLGGAARLLAPVRYWSPAGWHRFGPATLAVGEGTAAAPVDAVTAAALLAAAAADRPDPGQVADLAARVADSVVRTADILAHRRTAAAPGGPEGSQFLAAEQSLLLGHPLHPTPKSRDGLGPAQSAAYSPELHGSFRLHWYAVDRDLLAAGSALTESADRITAHLLGDPTLVPPGTAALPLHPWQARELALRPAVAELLADGRLRDLGPAGDPWYPTSSVRTVYRPGTPWMLKLSLGLRITNSRRENLRKELHRGLEMHRLLETGLAAEWRAAHPGFDIVRDPAWIGVDHPALGDPGGLDTVLRAQPFAPGDRALCVAGLVAEQPLGTGDTVPSRLGDTLRALAARCGRPLPTVAAEWFLRYLDAVVLPVLWLDGQAGIALEAHQQNSLVLLDADGWPQGGRYRDNQGFYYRQSAADRLTARLPGLGARSDTFLADEVIDHHFAYYLGINHVLGMIGAFGSQRLADESVLLAALRGFLSGPRVAATGSALPALLLDAATLPCKANLLTRINGLDELVGPVATQSVYVDIPNPVAGA; this is translated from the coding sequence TTGAGCACCGCCGTCACCGGAGCCCCGCCCGAAGCCCCGACGCGCCACCCCGCCCCGGTCCAGCCCGCCGGGGTCCGGCCGGCCGCGGCCCGCCCGGTGCCGCCCGACCCGCTCCTCCATCCGGACCCGGCCGTCGCCGCCGAACAGGCCGGTCTGGAGGCCCTGTTGCGGTGCTGGGCCCGGGAGACCGGGGCGGTACCCGGGACGGACGGACGGCTGCGGATCGCCGTACTCGGCGGCGCCGCCCGGCTGCTCGCCCCGGTCCGCTACTGGTCGCCGGCCGGCTGGCACCGCTTCGGCCCGGCCACCCTCGCGGTCGGTGAGGGCACCGCCGCCGCCCCGGTGGACGCCGTCACCGCCGCCGCCCTGCTCGCCGCCGCGGCCGCCGACCGCCCCGACCCCGGCCAGGTCGCCGACCTCGCCGCCCGGGTGGCCGACTCGGTGGTCCGCACCGCCGACATCCTGGCCCACCGCCGCACCGCCGCCGCCCCCGGCGGGCCGGAGGGCTCGCAGTTCCTGGCCGCCGAGCAGTCCCTGCTGCTGGGCCACCCGCTGCACCCGACGCCCAAGAGCCGCGACGGCCTCGGGCCCGCGCAGAGTGCCGCGTACTCCCCGGAGCTCCACGGCTCCTTCCGGCTGCACTGGTACGCCGTCGACCGCGACCTGCTCGCGGCCGGTTCGGCGCTGACCGAGAGCGCCGACCGGATCACCGCCCACCTGCTCGGCGACCCGACCCTGGTGCCGCCCGGGACGGCCGCCCTCCCGCTGCACCCCTGGCAGGCCCGCGAGCTCGCCCTGCGCCCGGCCGTCGCGGAACTGCTCGCCGACGGGCGGCTGCGCGACCTCGGCCCGGCCGGTGACCCCTGGTACCCGACCTCCTCGGTGCGCACCGTCTACCGGCCCGGCACGCCCTGGATGCTGAAGCTCTCGCTCGGCCTGCGGATCACCAACTCCCGGCGGGAGAACCTCCGCAAGGAGCTCCACCGGGGTCTGGAGATGCACCGGCTGCTGGAGACCGGACTGGCCGCCGAGTGGCGGGCCGCCCACCCCGGCTTCGACATCGTCCGCGACCCGGCCTGGATCGGCGTCGACCACCCCGCGCTCGGCGACCCCGGCGGGCTGGACACCGTGCTGCGCGCCCAGCCGTTCGCCCCGGGCGACCGCGCCCTCTGCGTGGCCGGGCTGGTCGCCGAGCAGCCGCTCGGCACCGGCGACACCGTACCGTCGCGGCTCGGCGACACCCTGCGGGCGCTCGCCGCGCGCTGCGGACGCCCGCTGCCCACGGTGGCCGCCGAATGGTTCCTGCGCTACCTGGACGCCGTCGTCCTGCCGGTGCTCTGGCTGGACGGCCAGGCCGGCATCGCGCTGGAGGCGCACCAGCAGAACAGCCTCGTCCTGCTCGACGCCGACGGGTGGCCGCAGGGCGGCCGCTACCGGGACAACCAGGGCTTCTACTACCGGCAGAGCGCGGCCGACCGGCTCACCGCCCGGCTGCCCGGGCTCGGTGCCCGGAGCGACACCTTCCTGGCCGACGAGGTGATCGACCACCACTTCGCCTACTACCTCGGGATCAACCACGTCCTGGGCATGATCGGCGCCTTCGGCTCGCAGCGGCTGGCCGACGAGTCGGTGCTGCTGGCCGCCCTGCGCGGCTTCCTGTCCGGACCGCGCGTCGCGGCCACCGGGTCCGCGCTGCCCGCGCTCCTGCTGGACGCCGCCACGCTGCCCTGCAAGGCCAACCTGCTCACCCGGATCAACGGCCTGGACGAGCTGGTCGGGCCGGTGGCCACGCAGTCCGTCTACGTCGACATCCCCAACCCGGTGGCCGGCGCGTGA
- a CDS encoding GNAT family N-acetyltransferase: protein MSAEGPDGVTAEGPDGVTDRGPMTTGAGEFRLRPVRLPADLELLAGWMNDPETAAFWELAGPPAVTERHLRAQLDGAGRSLPRLGLLDGAPMSYWEIYRADLDPLAAHYPARPHDTGVHLLLGPADCRGRGLGAILLAALADRILRARPRCRRVVAEPDVRNLRSIRAFERAGFTRAAELDLPDKRAALMVRDRGPDRPGRVPPDRAPAA, encoded by the coding sequence GTGTCCGCCGAGGGCCCCGACGGTGTGACCGCCGAAGGTCCCGATGGTGTGACCGACCGGGGCCCGATGACCACCGGCGCGGGGGAGTTCCGGCTCCGCCCGGTCCGGCTGCCCGCCGACCTGGAGCTGCTCGCCGGGTGGATGAACGACCCCGAGACCGCCGCCTTCTGGGAGCTCGCCGGGCCGCCCGCCGTCACCGAACGGCACCTGCGGGCCCAGCTCGACGGCGCCGGCCGCAGCCTGCCCCGCCTGGGGCTGCTCGACGGCGCCCCGATGAGCTACTGGGAGATCTACCGCGCCGACCTCGACCCGCTCGCCGCGCACTACCCGGCCCGGCCCCACGACACCGGCGTCCACCTGCTGCTCGGCCCCGCCGACTGCCGGGGGCGGGGCCTGGGCGCGATCCTGCTCGCCGCGCTGGCCGACCGCATCCTGCGGGCGCGGCCGCGCTGCCGGCGGGTGGTCGCCGAGCCCGACGTCCGGAACCTGCGCTCGATCCGTGCCTTCGAGCGGGCCGGCTTCACCCGGGCCGCCGAACTCGACCTGCCCGACAAGCGCGCGGCGCTGATGGTCCGCGACCGCGGTCCGGACCGGCCGGGCCGGGTGCCGCCGGACCGAGCCCCCGCCGCCTGA
- a CDS encoding lysine N(6)-hydroxylase/L-ornithine N(5)-oxygenase family protein — protein MDTPAAPPAPYDLLGVGIGPFNLSLAALADPAPGLRTLFCDQRPEFRWHPGMLVDGARMQVPFLADLVSLVDPTNRWSFLNYLREQDRLFPFYFAERFQLPRREYDHYCRWAAERLGNCRFGTEVTALHRDGALYRAELRDTATGRRTEVHARNLALGVGTRPVLPEAFTALDGHPRAFHSADYLDRRETLDDARDITVVGSGQSGAEVFLDLLRRVGEGVRLRWLTRTRALAPMEYSKLGLEHFTPDYTRYFHGLPGTVRDTLVEAQWQLHKAASAETLAEIHDHLYERTIGRPIDDAPVEITPGTAVTDARPGPCGGLELRCRHGDSGVEHVLRTDAVVLATGYRAARPAALEPLAHLIDWDAAGRYRVDLDHRVATLPDLVGGLYVQNAELHTHGVGTPDLGLGAHRAAVILNAVAGRTVHRLPERTAWTGFAPPVTPATPGGSTGPAAPAMGDVPATADVPAVPRPQEWTRAATAGR, from the coding sequence ATGGACACCCCAGCAGCCCCACCCGCGCCGTACGACCTGCTCGGCGTCGGCATCGGCCCGTTCAACCTCTCGCTCGCCGCGCTGGCCGACCCCGCCCCCGGCCTGCGCACGCTCTTCTGCGACCAGCGCCCGGAGTTCCGCTGGCACCCCGGGATGCTGGTCGACGGGGCCCGGATGCAGGTCCCCTTCCTCGCCGACCTGGTCTCCCTGGTCGACCCGACCAACCGCTGGTCCTTCCTCAACTACCTGCGCGAGCAGGACCGGCTCTTCCCGTTCTACTTCGCCGAGCGCTTCCAGCTGCCCCGCCGGGAGTACGACCACTACTGCCGCTGGGCGGCCGAACGGCTCGGCAACTGCCGCTTCGGCACCGAGGTCACCGCGCTGCACCGGGACGGCGCGCTGTACCGGGCCGAACTCCGCGACACCGCCACCGGCCGGCGCACCGAGGTGCACGCCCGCAACCTCGCGCTCGGCGTCGGCACCCGGCCGGTCCTGCCCGAGGCCTTCACCGCCCTCGACGGCCACCCCCGGGCCTTCCACTCCGCCGACTACCTGGACCGCCGGGAGACCCTGGACGACGCGCGCGACATCACCGTGGTCGGCAGCGGGCAGTCCGGCGCGGAGGTCTTCCTCGACCTGCTGCGCCGGGTGGGGGAGGGCGTCCGGCTGCGCTGGCTCACCCGCACCCGGGCGCTGGCGCCGATGGAGTACTCCAAGCTCGGGCTGGAGCACTTCACGCCCGACTACACCCGCTACTTCCACGGCCTGCCCGGGACCGTCCGGGACACCCTGGTCGAGGCGCAGTGGCAACTGCACAAGGCCGCCAGCGCCGAGACCCTCGCCGAGATCCACGACCACCTGTACGAGCGGACCATCGGCCGGCCGATCGACGACGCCCCGGTCGAGATCACCCCCGGCACGGCCGTCACGGACGCCCGGCCCGGTCCCTGCGGTGGTCTCGAACTCCGCTGCCGGCACGGTGACTCGGGTGTCGAGCACGTGCTGCGCACCGACGCCGTGGTGCTCGCCACGGGGTACCGCGCCGCCCGCCCGGCCGCCCTGGAGCCGCTCGCCCACCTGATCGACTGGGACGCGGCCGGGCGCTACCGGGTCGACCTCGACCACCGGGTCGCGACCCTGCCCGACCTCGTCGGCGGACTGTACGTACAGAACGCCGAGTTGCACACTCATGGCGTCGGCACTCCCGATCTCGGGCTCGGCGCCCACCGGGCCGCCGTGATCCTCAACGCCGTCGCCGGCCGGACGGTCCACCGGCTGCCCGAACGCACCGCCTGGACCGGCTTCGCACCACCCGTCACCCCCGCCACCCCCGGTGGCTCCACCGGCCCTGCCGCCCCCGCCATGGGCGACGTCCCCGCCACCGCGGACGTCCCCGCCGTTCCGCGACCCCAGGAGTGGACCCGTGCCGCAACCGCCGGCCGCTGA